The window GCCAACCAACTCTCGGTGGATAGCAGTGGGTTGTCCGGTTGTTCTTGGCTCAGATTCAGGATATAGGTTGCAGCAACGTTTGCGTCTGCGGCGCGTTCTATCGGCTGTGGGAGCAAATTGGGCTGTAGACCGATTTCAATTTCGATGTCCGGTTCGGGTAGGAAGTTGCCAGCAGAGAGGGGACGGCGCACTTCTGGCTTGAGATTGAACAATGCCTCGGTTTCGATGCGCTGGTAGAGTTGGGGGTTTACCTGGAAGGTGAGACGGCACTCGATTACTTCGTCGTCTTGCTTTATCAGAGTTAGAGCTACTGTGCGAACGGTTAGGGGGGTAGTGGTGCGATCGTGTAGCGTCAGTTCGCTGTCTAAGTGACAATGTTCAGTTTTTGCACTCATCTTCCCAACAGCCTAGAAAAAGTCTGCCCACTATATGAATCAGCCGTACACGACCGAAATTACATTCTCGTTGAACCACTTTTGTCTGCTGCGTTCCTAGTTTAGCTAAATCAGGACTGCCTACAGTTGTTCCAAAAGAATCGGTACCACCTCTGCAATGTTCAGGTCAGCGATGGAGCTATTTGTCAGTCTTGCAGCTACGTCCACAGACTCAGTTGAGATGAAGTTGGCCCGCTCCAACACCTCACGATTTAGCGCAACTGCGGAAATGCTCTCAATAACTCCTTCACAGATCACAATTTCTGCCCAGTTAAAGGATTTACCACAAAATGGACATTCCCACGTCTGGAGAATCCGGATCTCCTGACCAGGATGAAGCGGCTGGACAGTCAGATAACCTCTCTCCTCCATAGCTTCTGGGTGTACTGTGAGGGAGTGACCCACGCCCAGGTAAGCTAGCTCCGGCTCATCCCGGATATATGTCCACATATTGGTGGAATCATCTGCCTCTGATACGTTTCCGCAAACAGGACACTGGAGGTTTTCTACAAAATAGTCAAGGCTGTACCCCATTTTGAGAGTTCCTTTCACTTATACCTTCGGAAGTGGGAGGACTCGAATAGTTCTCCCATTAATAGTTACATCGAAACCATCAGCATATACCTGGGGTACAGGCTTCCCTAGCTTTTCAGGAAGCTCCCCCTTGATCCTCAAAAGGTTGTTATATATTCCTGGGTCATGGGTGGTAAACGTAGGCTTAACACCTGGTTTGGTCTTTGAGAAGAAGGTGTCAGCTACAATCAACCGATCGTTGACCCCCTTGCCACGTCCTACCAAATGACTAGGATTTTCAAGCACATCTAGAAGATCCTTGTAATCTTGACTAGTACGAGTGACACTTAAAGGCAATCCTTTCCATTGGACTGTTCCGGTCTTCACCTCTCCTACAGCAACGTCTCCTATCCGAATTTCTATATCTTCTAATGCATCGATACGCTTTAACAAAGCCTTCTCCCCTTGCTGTAAGGAGGATGGATCTAGTGCCCGCTTGTTCAAAGCAATGGCCGTGTTCGTGTCGATAACTACCGACTTCTTACCCAGTGGCTGGAACCACTCCGTCGTAAGTTTTCTGATCTCTTCTGGACTTAGACCTTGGAGACGCTCAAACAAAACCTGGTTCGTTTTCTGTCCGAAGGGTTCACCAGCCTTATCAAGCAACTCTTTTACAGCCTTACTTGGCTTGTTTTTGAAACCGCCGACAACTATCGCATCCTCTCCGTTAACCTTGACAACTTCGCCAACTTTCGGACGGCGGCTTCCTTTTGGTCCCAACTTTGTGGACTCAACAAAATCGACAGAGCCATCCCCTAACAAAACCCAAGGATTTATATGCCCCAAAAGCTTGATTCTGCGTCCCTGTAGTCGAATCTTGAACTTATTGAAACGCAACTTGCCCACTAGCTGCCTTGCCAGATCATCCAGCGACTTCGCACCCTTAGCGAACCCGCCTTTGACCCCCTGGAGCATAATCTTGCCATTCTTGAGAGCCGTCTTCGCTCCCTTGAGACCAATCTGACCCAACTCCTTAACACTCTTGACAGTCGTCTTGACCGTGTTCTTAACTGCTCCTTTCACAGCCTTCACGGTTCCCTTGAGACCACCCTTGAGCGCTTTGATGACAGCACCAGCATTGAACAGCAGGGCGAAGACTAACTCAACCGCACCAGCAGCCAAACCACGAGCCAGACTCTTAGCAGCCCCACCAATATTACCCGCCCAACCCTGGCTCAAGTAACTACCAACATGACCCGCGATATTTGCTAGTGCCACGCCGCCCATGACAACGCTAAATACCTGCATCAGGGGTGGTAGTGCGGCTGTAATTGCACCGCCCGTCAAGATGTTAAGACCAACAAACGCCGCCAGCGCTGCGATCGCACCTGCCAGTAAAGCGGGCCAGTTAGCAGAGAACCACTGCTTGACACCCTCCATCATTTGGTTTGCCATATACCGCGCTCGCTGCCCCACCGTGAGCGGCCCAATGGTCTTCATGCTGGCGGGAATATCGCCCTCCTTGGCTGGCTGACCTTGCTTCTGGGTTGCCTCGGCACCTTCGGGCTTTTGTCCCATCATCTCTTGGAGTTTGGCTTCGGCACTTTGTTCATCATCGCAGCACCCGCCAGCAGCCTTTTCACCCTCTGCGACAGCACCAGCGGGTACATCACCCTCTGTCTCTCCTCCACCCAGTTCTGCCTTAATTGCCTCCATCGAGTTCGCTGGGTCGTTCGACTCACCAAACTCAACCTCTCCACCCTCCTGAAGATTCAGCGAAGCGACGAATTCCGGGTCTACATCAAACGGCGCAACCTGGTCTACAGCAAAGTCATCTTCTGTAAACTGAGTCTTGTTCAACAGCGCCGCGTTGTCGTCGCCGCCCTTTGCCGTAGCTGCCGTAGCATCGCCGCCCTTCGCCGTTGCTGGCATATCGCACTTGGCACAGTCTTCCTTAGAACGCTCAAACGCCAATGGCTGCGACAGATCCATTCCCAGGACTTCCTCAGATAGCTGCCCCATGAAGTGACCAGGCATCTGCTGCGCCGCTTCTACCAAGTTACCCAACCCCTCCAAGAGTTTCCTGACACCCTCAATAATTGCGCCGATCGCATCGAAAACAGCGTTGTAGAGCGATTGGATAGCTGCCAGCAAGGAATCTAACGCATTCGCCAGGAAATCCAGAGCAGCGGCAACACCTTTCTTCAACAAATCTGCGGCTGTGTTGACTGCGTTTACAGCTTTGTTAACCGCTTTATCAATTTTGCTGTTGATTTTCTTGGCTATCTCTGGGAACGCAGCAAAGACGATATTGACCAGCCCTTTGAGAATAGTTCCCAAACCCTCGATTAACCCAACAATCGCCTTGCGTGCCAAATCGATAGCAGCCATTGCCAATTTCTTGGCCTGCTCGAATATGAATTTGACCGCTTTCCGCAAATTATCGTAAATGAAGTTGACGGCTTGTTTGAGGCCATCAATGATGGCAGTAGCTGCCGATGCAACCCAGCCCCAGAAACCGCCAGACTCTTTGCTCTTTTCTTCTTTTTTCTGACTGGCTTCGTTTTCAGCTTTTTGCTTTTCTTGTTCCGCTTTCTGTTCAGCGTCTTCTATGTGCTTGGCAGCGTCTTGTTCTCCTTTCTGTTTCTCCTGGTCAATTTTTTTCTTTTGGTCTTGAGTTGCTTTCCCAGCTTTGTCTTGATAGTCCTTCTCAGCTTTGGTAAGTTCTGTCTGCCACTCCTGTTTGGAGGCTTGCACCTCCGCCTTCGCCTGCTTCTGTTCCTCTAATTGTTTTTGGCTGGTTTCTTGATTCAGTTTGGCAATTTCTTTATCCGAATCTTTCTTGGCTTGGGTGGTATCTTTATCAAACTTCTGCTTGCCAACGGTGTATTTTTGCTGTTCTGCGCCAATACGTTCTTTCAGGACTGGAGATAAGGATTGATTAAGACTACCCATGACCTCACCAGGAACCACAGGCACTTTGCCTTTCTTGCCCGCAGGAGCCTGTGCTGCTGAGAGGGCTTTAGTTGCCTGAAGTGTTTCCTTGCTATCTTCAGGGAAGATATTATTCTCACCAAAGTCTTTGTTAATTGCTTTGGCAGCTTCTGCCTTAGCCGCACTCACTTGCTTGCTGGATTCGCGTTGCTCTGAATCCATTTGTGAAGGGTTAGCTTCACCCGTCAGATCAACTGTAGGCTTGGCTCCCATCGTAGTGCTAACTTGACTAGTATCCAGTCGAACGCTTGCCAGTTCTTTTTGAGCGCTTTGACTTAGCTGTGGATCAGAGTTCCCGGTTTGCTCAGTTTTGGCATCGCTATTCCCGGCGGCTGGTTTTCCGCCATTTCCACCAGCTAATTGTGTAGGTTTTATCGGGCGAGGCGGAGGTGCTTCTTTGACCTCGATTTTAGATGCCTTTGCAGCTTGACCAGATTTATCTTTTGTCGCTCCCGCAGCAGAAGTTTCCTTATTTCCACTAGCCGCCATTCCTTTGGCTTGAGTTTCTTTAGACCCAGATTTATGGGCTGGCAACCCTGTCGGTGCTGGAATTTTAGGTAAGCTTTGTTGGAGTTCTTGCTTTTGTGCCTCCAACGCCCCAGCCGAAGCCGCTTGCGCTTGGTCGTATCCCGCCGGGGCACTGGTTGGTGGTGTATTTTTTAGCTGTTCTAAAATCTGACCGGGGTCGGCTTTAGCTTGGATAAGCCACCCTATGCCTGAGCTTACTCCCGGCTGCTTGTTTTGGGTAATTTCGGCTTGGCGATCGGGAATTTTCTTAGCTTGAAGAGTTTCTTTATTCGACTGTAGGCTGGCAATTGGCTTTCGCTGGAGCGTCTTAGCACCCGTCTGCTGCACCACATGGGTCAACTCATGAGCCGTCAAGTCATCCTTAGCCGCAGATTTCCCCGCACCATAGTAAATATCACTGCCATGAGCAAACGCCTGAGCACGCAAATCCTTGTTCATCTGGACAGCCGTCGAGTCAGTATGCACCCGCACCTGACTAAAATCAGTACCGAAGCGAGGCTCCATGAACGATCGCACTTCATCCGGTAAAGGACTACCTCCGCCCTTACTCTGATTAAGCTGACTCTCTACATCACTACCCGCCTCAGCGTTACCCTTTACCCCCCGTTGCTGCAACGACTTGGTTTGAATCGCTTCCTCTTGCTCCTCAGTTTGGCGCTGAACTAAGGGAGTGATAGAAGCTGCCAAAGGCGACCTTTGCACCAGTGGCTCTGTCTCTTCCTCTTCTCCCTCTCCTTGCCGCTGAATTGGCACGGAATTAGTCGATGGTACGCTCATGGACATCACCTGAGCTGCTACCGAGTCTGCTTCCTGCTCGTACTTATCCCCTGGAGCTCCGACAACAAGCTTAGCCTGAAGCCATTTCATTTGAATCGGCTCTTCTTCCCCCTCCGAATTCTGGCGTTGGATGACACCCCATTGAGGCATCATTTGCATGGGTAAATCGTCTTCCTCTTGGGGCGATCGTTGCAACATACCCCACTGGGGCATCGTCTGAATCGGCTCTTCTTCCTGCTCTTGGCGTTGAATAACCGGAGCAAACAACCCCAGTTGAGGCATCATCTGAATCGATTCTTCTTCCTGCTCTTGGCGTTGAATAGCCGGAGTGAGCCAACTCAGTTGGGGCATCATCTGAATTGACTCTTGTGAGGATTCCCGTTCAATTGGCTCGCCCACAGGTGGAGCCATCATCTTGAGTGGCTCTGCTATCTCATTAGCTTCCTCTTCGTCCTGCTGCTCTTCTGGCTGTCTGTTGACCAGCTGCGCTTGGATGGATGATGGTGTATTGGTCTGTACCTGTACTCGACCAAAGTTGTGACCGAAGTGTGAAGTGGGTTCCAGTTGGGTTTGTCGGTCAGGTGACTGGTGGAATGAGTCACTCGCTTCAGCCGCCTCTTGCTCGGAGTCAGCAAAAGGACGCGGCTGGAATAAGCCCGTCTGTACAGGCGAAACGGAGGGCGCTGAAGCAGTTTTCGCCTGGTTTTGCAGTCGGGTATCCATCGCCAACGTTGCCTCTCAGCCTAGAGCCATGATGTCCATACTAGTACAAGAAGGCAGAAGGAAGACCGGAGCTTTAGTGAGGACAGGAGGCAGAAGGAAAGAAAGTTTATACAGTAAGCTTTTTAAGCTTTTTCAACTGGATAGTTATTTCCGCCATGCTGCACTAGTGTGGATTATCCCCCCCAAACTAGTAGCCGAAAGGCGAATAAAAATTAACACATCAGGACTTACGCACGAACGCCACCTGTAGGGGCAATCTCCTCACTAAAGCTCCGCCCGTGGTTGCCCAGACTTTTTTCCGTCTGTGTGCGGAATTGCGCGATCGCAAAGTGAAGTTGCTTGATGCAGCACCTTTTGCCCGAAATTATTCCTGAGCACTTCAAGAGTATCGGTTACTAGAGTTTGCCCCAATCCAGTAAAGAGAGTTGCTGTCCAAGTTGAACAATCACGCTTTGTTGCCATGCCACCTAAAAAAGAAAACAATGGATGCGGATGTGGAAGTATACCAATTTCATTAATCCTAGTTTTGGTAGGTGTTGGTTATTGGGGCTTTCGCAATCTAGATAAGCTAGGTATCAGCCAATTTTTGTCTATAGATAAGCTAGGCATCAGCAAAATTTTGCCTATAGATAAGCTAGGCATCAGCAAAATTTTGCCTAATAATCAACAAAATAATCAACAACCAACCCCTCCTAATTTGGCTCCTGCACCGACGCAGCAAGTACAGATTGCCAATTCTCCCTTGGAGCCAGTGATTCCGACTAAGACACCAGCAACCAAGCCAGCCGTTCCACCCTCATCCGTAACCCTCAATAAATCACCATCCCCCGAAACTCCTTGGGAGAAAAAGGCAATCAGGGGAATTTATTTAAGTCGGTATCAAGCGACCAATAATGCTAATGAACGAATGATTCGCGAACGAGTTCGTTATTATCGTTCTCAAGGAATAAATACAATTATTCATGGAGTCTGGGGTAATGGCTGCACGATGTATAACAGCGAAGTCATGCAGCAAACATTCGGATACAAAAGTTGTCCCAACCAATTTCAAGAGAAATGGTTAGATTGGTTGATTGATGAGGCGCACAAGCAGGGAATGCAAGTTCATGCCTATTTTGAGAAAGGGATTAAAATCGATAAAAATAGCCCCATCTTTGATGAGGCAATCTCTAAACGATGGATTGTGCCTGGGGTCGATAAAACCTACGCTGGCATCGATCATTATGTACTGGATGTAGAGATTCCAGAGGTTGCTAATTTATTCAGAAAAATCTCAGTAGAGTTTGTCCAAAAGTATCCCACCATCGATGCAGTTCAGTGGGATGATTACCTGGGTTATCATGCTGACTTACCCGGCAAGGTCGATCGCACGACCGGTTTGACTAATTTTGTGCAACAAATGAGAGCTGACATAAAGACAGCTAACCCAAAGGTTAGTTTCGACCTTTGCCATCATAATCCTTATTGGGGCAAACGTTATTTCGCCGCTGATTGGTCAAATTGGAATGTCGATCGAGTCTTCATTCAAACTTATAACGATGCTAATTTTACCCAAGAGCTAGATTATGCCGAAAAATATGAGGGAGTAGCGATTTCAGATCAGCAGTTGTCTCGCTTAAAAGAATTAGTGGATAACCCAAAAATCAAGAGTGTTTTATTGTTTCCCTCCTCTGGAAAACCAGAAGAGACTGCTGCTTCAATCAAAAAAACTTTACTCCAATGAGTAACGATAGAAGTACTCAGTTACGCGGGTGTACATCAGAAGAATCAAAACCTCACTCATAGAGTAGGAGAGAGGTCAGAATGTATGGCATCCAATCGACAAGGGCTATAGTTGAGCGTGGCGGAAATAACTATCCAGTTTAAAAAGCTTAATAAGGTTACTGTAGAATTTTTCTTTACTTCTGCCTCCTGCCTCCTGCCTCCTGCCTTCTGCCTCCTGCCTACTCCTACGGAGAACGCTACACGAACTGCCTTTTTGCACTAGGAGCAGGGTGTTAAACCCACCCTTTCACTTCAACATCGGTTAGGGGTCTTTCCAACTTCATGTATTCACTTTGAGCCGACTGCAACAAATGTTTCATCCCCACCGGCTCGTCAGCATCCGCCGCTAAGAAGGCAGCATTGAGGGCAATATTACGAATATTTCCCCCCGCAACATTGAGTTTCGCGAGCTTCTTCACATCTAAATCCTGCGTTGGCGTCTGACGGGGAAAAATGCGCTGCCAAATCTCTGCTCGCTGGGTAGCGTCTGGGAAGGGGAAGCGGACAATGAAACGGATGCGGCGCAGAAAGGCCGTATCTAATGCATCCTTCAAGTTAGTTGTGAGAATCGCCAAACCTCGGTAAGCTTCCATGCGCTGTAACAAGTAGCTCACTTCCATATTGGCGTAGCGATCGTGGGAATCTTTGACATCAGAGCGTTTGCCAAACAAGGCATCCGCTTCATCGAACAGTAAGATTGTCCCACCTCCTTC is drawn from Microcoleus sp. AS-A8 and contains these coding sequences:
- a CDS encoding DUF4157 domain-containing protein, giving the protein MDTRLQNQAKTASAPSVSPVQTGLFQPRPFADSEQEAAEASDSFHQSPDRQTQLEPTSHFGHNFGRVQVQTNTPSSIQAQLVNRQPEEQQDEEEANEIAEPLKMMAPPVGEPIERESSQESIQMMPQLSWLTPAIQRQEQEEESIQMMPQLGLFAPVIQRQEQEEEPIQTMPQWGMLQRSPQEEDDLPMQMMPQWGVIQRQNSEGEEEPIQMKWLQAKLVVGAPGDKYEQEADSVAAQVMSMSVPSTNSVPIQRQGEGEEEETEPLVQRSPLAASITPLVQRQTEEQEEAIQTKSLQQRGVKGNAEAGSDVESQLNQSKGGGSPLPDEVRSFMEPRFGTDFSQVRVHTDSTAVQMNKDLRAQAFAHGSDIYYGAGKSAAKDDLTAHELTHVVQQTGAKTLQRKPIASLQSNKETLQAKKIPDRQAEITQNKQPGVSSGIGWLIQAKADPGQILEQLKNTPPTSAPAGYDQAQAASAGALEAQKQELQQSLPKIPAPTGLPAHKSGSKETQAKGMAASGNKETSAAGATKDKSGQAAKASKIEVKEAPPPRPIKPTQLAGGNGGKPAAGNSDAKTEQTGNSDPQLSQSAQKELASVRLDTSQVSTTMGAKPTVDLTGEANPSQMDSEQRESSKQVSAAKAEAAKAINKDFGENNIFPEDSKETLQATKALSAAQAPAGKKGKVPVVPGEVMGSLNQSLSPVLKERIGAEQQKYTVGKQKFDKDTTQAKKDSDKEIAKLNQETSQKQLEEQKQAKAEVQASKQEWQTELTKAEKDYQDKAGKATQDQKKKIDQEKQKGEQDAAKHIEDAEQKAEQEKQKAENEASQKKEEKSKESGGFWGWVASAATAIIDGLKQAVNFIYDNLRKAVKFIFEQAKKLAMAAIDLARKAIVGLIEGLGTILKGLVNIVFAAFPEIAKKINSKIDKAVNKAVNAVNTAADLLKKGVAAALDFLANALDSLLAAIQSLYNAVFDAIGAIIEGVRKLLEGLGNLVEAAQQMPGHFMGQLSEEVLGMDLSQPLAFERSKEDCAKCDMPATAKGGDATAATAKGGDDNAALLNKTQFTEDDFAVDQVAPFDVDPEFVASLNLQEGGEVEFGESNDPANSMEAIKAELGGGETEGDVPAGAVAEGEKAAGGCCDDEQSAEAKLQEMMGQKPEGAEATQKQGQPAKEGDIPASMKTIGPLTVGQRARYMANQMMEGVKQWFSANWPALLAGAIAALAAFVGLNILTGGAITAALPPLMQVFSVVMGGVALANIAGHVGSYLSQGWAGNIGGAAKSLARGLAAGAVELVFALLFNAGAVIKALKGGLKGTVKAVKGAVKNTVKTTVKSVKELGQIGLKGAKTALKNGKIMLQGVKGGFAKGAKSLDDLARQLVGKLRFNKFKIRLQGRRIKLLGHINPWVLLGDGSVDFVESTKLGPKGSRRPKVGEVVKVNGEDAIVVGGFKNKPSKAVKELLDKAGEPFGQKTNQVLFERLQGLSPEEIRKLTTEWFQPLGKKSVVIDTNTAIALNKRALDPSSLQQGEKALLKRIDALEDIEIRIGDVAVGEVKTGTVQWKGLPLSVTRTSQDYKDLLDVLENPSHLVGRGKGVNDRLIVADTFFSKTKPGVKPTFTTHDPGIYNNLLRIKGELPEKLGKPVPQVYADGFDVTINGRTIRVLPLPKV
- a CDS encoding family 10 glycosylhydrolase — its product is MPPKKENNGCGCGSIPISLILVLVGVGYWGFRNLDKLGISQFLSIDKLGISKILPIDKLGISKILPNNQQNNQQPTPPNLAPAPTQQVQIANSPLEPVIPTKTPATKPAVPPSSVTLNKSPSPETPWEKKAIRGIYLSRYQATNNANERMIRERVRYYRSQGINTIIHGVWGNGCTMYNSEVMQQTFGYKSCPNQFQEKWLDWLIDEAHKQGMQVHAYFEKGIKIDKNSPIFDEAISKRWIVPGVDKTYAGIDHYVLDVEIPEVANLFRKISVEFVQKYPTIDAVQWDDYLGYHADLPGKVDRTTGLTNFVQQMRADIKTANPKVSFDLCHHNPYWGKRYFAADWSNWNVDRVFIQTYNDANFTQELDYAEKYEGVAISDQQLSRLKELVDNPKIKSVLLFPSSGKPEETAASIKKTLLQ